A single genomic interval of Chitinophaga sp. 180180018-3 harbors:
- a CDS encoding dicarboxylate/amino acid:cation symporter translates to MKKSSNLLTLYIFLGMLVGIGTGYAVFLCYGSPAEGTAAAAASSTPQTFADNVSILTDIFLRMIKMIIAPLVFSTLVVGVAKLGDIKAVGRIGGKTMLWFISATFVSLFLGLILVNVMKPGIALQLPLPDEHAATGIAKASMTLKGFFEHMVPDSVVNAMAHNEILQIVVFAIFFGIAAASIGEKAMPVVKLLDSVAHIMLKVTGFVMNFAPFAVFGAIAGVIAVKGPIVLVTYGKFIIQFYIALICLWLLITLAGYLILGKPVFRLLGRIKDPLLLAFGTATSEAAYPRTMEELEKFGCDSRIVSFVLPLGYSFNLDGSMMYMTFASLFIAQAYGMHLGIDQQITMLLVLMITSKGIAGVPRASLVVIAGTLSMFHIPEAGLLLLLGVDHLLDMGRSATNVIGNAMAAAVVSKWEKKLAPEEVPQSLT, encoded by the coding sequence ATGAAGAAATCGTCGAATCTGCTTACTTTATACATCTTTCTTGGCATGTTGGTGGGAATTGGTACCGGTTATGCCGTATTCCTCTGCTATGGCAGTCCTGCTGAAGGCACTGCTGCCGCTGCTGCCAGTAGCACTCCTCAGACCTTTGCCGATAATGTATCCATTCTGACAGATATCTTCCTACGGATGATCAAGATGATCATCGCTCCGCTGGTATTTTCTACCCTGGTGGTAGGTGTGGCCAAACTGGGAGACATCAAAGCAGTGGGCCGCATAGGTGGAAAAACGATGCTGTGGTTTATCAGTGCAACCTTTGTATCATTGTTCCTCGGTTTGATACTCGTAAATGTGATGAAACCGGGTATTGCCCTGCAATTACCGTTACCGGACGAACATGCCGCTACGGGCATTGCCAAGGCAAGTATGACGCTGAAGGGCTTTTTCGAGCACATGGTGCCCGATAGTGTGGTAAATGCTATGGCACATAATGAAATCCTGCAGATAGTGGTATTCGCTATCTTTTTTGGGATTGCAGCAGCTTCCATTGGCGAAAAAGCTATGCCCGTGGTGAAACTGCTCGACAGTGTAGCGCACATTATGCTGAAGGTAACGGGGTTCGTGATGAACTTTGCTCCTTTTGCTGTATTTGGCGCCATTGCAGGAGTGATTGCTGTAAAAGGCCCCATAGTACTGGTTACTTATGGCAAGTTCATCATTCAGTTTTATATCGCCCTGATCTGCCTGTGGTTGCTGATTACCCTGGCGGGTTACCTGATCCTGGGGAAGCCGGTGTTCAGGTTGCTTGGTAGGATCAAAGACCCGTTGCTGCTGGCTTTCGGTACTGCTACCAGTGAGGCGGCGTATCCACGTACCATGGAAGAACTGGAAAAATTTGGCTGCGACAGCCGTATTGTAAGCTTTGTGCTGCCGTTGGGTTATTCATTTAACCTCGATGGTTCTATGATGTATATGACTTTTGCCAGCTTGTTCATCGCACAGGCCTATGGTATGCACCTGGGGATTGATCAGCAGATTACCATGTTACTGGTGCTGATGATCACCAGTAAAGGAATTGCCGGGGTTCCCCGCGCATCACTGGTGGTGATTGCAGGTACCTTGTCTATGTTCCACATTCCGGAAGCAGGGCTTTTATTATTGCTTGGGGTAGATCACCTGCTGGACATGGGCCGCTCCGCTACCAACGTGATAGGAAACGCAATGGCAGCCGCTGTTGTTTCTAAATGGGAGAAGAAACTCGCACCGGAAGAGGTCCCCCAAAGCTTAACTTAA
- a CDS encoding amino acid permease, whose translation MSKLFAKKQLSVLMAEAGDSEKGLKRTLGAGSLIALGIGAIIGAGLFVRTAAAASQHAGPAVIVSFIIAAIGCALAGLCYAEFASMIPIAGSAYTYSYATLGEFVAWIIGWDLVLEYALAGATVAIGWSQYLNKLLTSVFNVTIPYEWSHSPFEVSDAGVHGIMNLPAVGILLLLTLLLIRGIQGSAIVNNIIVITKVGIVLLFIFLGWQFINPANHTPFTISADAGSIKMHNGQIVDYSNFWNHGWPGVLRGAGVVFFAFIGFDAVSTAAQETKNPKRNMPIGILLSLAICTVLYILFSYVLTGIAPFQDFLKAGGEASIAYAIDTYMHGYSWLSTFITVAILAGFSSVILVMLLGQTRVFYSMSNDGLVPPVFAKLHPTYRTPHRSQAMFFVFVSLFAAFVPDNVVGDMTSIGTLFAFVLVCIGVVVMRKTSPDAPRAFKTPWVPVVPIVGAIFCTVMIISLGIENWTRLFVWLGIGLLIYFGYSVKHSKVRKMTE comes from the coding sequence ATGAGCAAACTTTTTGCTAAAAAACAACTATCTGTATTAATGGCTGAAGCGGGAGATTCCGAAAAGGGTCTGAAAAGAACCCTTGGAGCCGGTTCACTGATTGCCCTGGGTATTGGCGCTATCATCGGCGCCGGCCTCTTTGTAAGAACCGCAGCTGCAGCCAGCCAACACGCTGGTCCTGCAGTAATTGTTTCCTTCATCATTGCCGCCATAGGTTGTGCCCTCGCAGGTTTATGCTATGCCGAATTTGCCTCTATGATACCGATTGCCGGAAGTGCATATACCTACTCCTACGCCACTCTGGGAGAATTCGTAGCCTGGATCATTGGATGGGATCTGGTACTGGAATATGCATTGGCTGGTGCAACTGTGGCCATAGGATGGTCGCAATACCTGAATAAACTGCTTACTTCTGTATTCAATGTCACGATACCTTATGAATGGTCGCATAGCCCTTTTGAGGTATCAGATGCAGGCGTGCATGGTATCATGAACCTTCCGGCTGTAGGCATCCTGCTACTGCTCACCCTGCTGCTGATCAGGGGTATCCAGGGTTCCGCTATTGTGAACAACATCATCGTAATTACCAAAGTGGGTATCGTGCTGCTGTTCATTTTTCTGGGCTGGCAGTTCATCAATCCTGCCAACCACACTCCGTTCACCATCTCTGCTGATGCTGGTTCTATTAAAATGCACAATGGTCAGATAGTGGATTATTCTAATTTCTGGAACCACGGATGGCCAGGTGTGTTAAGAGGCGCCGGAGTGGTATTCTTCGCCTTTATCGGATTCGATGCCGTATCCACCGCTGCACAGGAAACGAAGAACCCAAAGCGTAATATGCCTATCGGGATCCTGCTGTCGCTCGCTATATGCACCGTACTCTATATACTGTTCTCTTATGTGCTGACTGGTATTGCACCTTTTCAGGATTTCCTGAAAGCTGGTGGTGAGGCTTCCATTGCATATGCGATCGATACTTACATGCACGGTTACAGCTGGCTGTCGACCTTTATCACTGTGGCTATCCTCGCAGGTTTCTCTTCTGTGATCCTGGTCATGCTGCTCGGACAAACCAGGGTATTCTACTCCATGTCCAATGACGGGCTGGTACCACCTGTATTTGCAAAGCTGCACCCCACTTACCGTACGCCTCACCGCTCACAGGCAATGTTCTTTGTATTTGTATCGCTGTTCGCAGCATTCGTACCAGACAATGTGGTAGGCGATATGACCAGCATTGGTACCCTGTTTGCGTTTGTACTGGTTTGTATAGGCGTGGTAGTAATGCGCAAAACCAGTCCTGATGCCCCCCGCGCCTTCAAAACGCCATGGGTGCCGGTTGTACCGATTGTAGGAGCCATTTTCTGCACCGTAATGATCATCAGCCTGGGTATAGAAAACTGGACCCGTTTGTTTGTATGGCTGGGAATTGGTCTGCTGATCTACTTCGGTTACAGTGTAAAACATAGTAAAGTTCGCAAGATGACCGAATAA